Proteins from a genomic interval of Mercenaria mercenaria strain notata unplaced genomic scaffold, MADL_Memer_1 contig_3664, whole genome shotgun sequence:
- the LOC128553274 gene encoding uncharacterized protein LOC128553274: MYLKPSEIFFSQDSINNVFDKNCGHRYKPIGETLDALCEGRCSVNSIPTISVVKHNNKWFTADNRRLWVFRNLERLGKCDKIYVSEGFYIPPSKFTTYNGGESVHVRNGSPGGFWHRKPSVKKPTPTPTITINKIPVSVNDSNKENVAKEHNIDDNTIHSSGRRPFQEMGNLVSNYSVIDETISSHSEPDSDTDTVSTSCSVEQSKYLTSSGNSDRSLSQEKQTVQEANLKVIVLDETAIELHILPCQNVVDEDNNNSLTVTANPQTTQTNTTKKCKILCIVITVIVVILFSVLVPVLAL, translated from the exons ATGTATCTGAAACCTTCAGAAATATTCTTTTCGCAAGATTCAATtaataatgtttttgataaaaattgtGGTCATAGATATAAGCCGATAGGCGAAACACTTGATGCATTATGCGAAGGAAG GTGCTCTGTAAATAGCATACCAACTATATCAGTTGTAAAGCATAACAATAAATGGTTCACAGCTGATAATAGGCGGCTTTGGGTTTTTCGGAACCTGGAGAGACTGGGAAAGTGTGACAAAATATATGTTAGTGAGGGGTTTTATATTCCTCCATCAAAGTTTACCACATATAATGGAGGCGAATCAGTTCATGTTCGCAATGGCTCCCCAGGAGGATTTTGGCATCGAAAACCAAGTGTGAAAAAGCCAACGCCTACTCCTACTATAACCATTAACAAAATACCAGTATCTGTCAACgatagtaataaggaaaatgtgGCAAAGGAACATAACATTGATGACAACACAATCCATTCATCAGGCAGGCGCCCATTTCAGGAAATGGGAAATTTAGTTTCTAACTATAGTGTGATAGATGAAACTATCAGTTCACACTCCGAACCGGACAGTGATACTGATACAGTGTCCACAAGTTGTTCCGTGGAGCAAAGTAAATATCTTACATCCTCGGGAAATTCGGATAGGTCTTTATCCCAAGAAAAGCAAACAGTTCAGGAAGCGAATTTAAAAGTAATTGTTTTAGATGAAACCGCTATAGAATTACACATTTTACCTTGTCAGAATGTTGTTGATGAAGACAATAACAATAGTTTAACTGTTACAGCAAACCCGCAAACGACACAGACTAATACTACTAAGaaatgtaaaatactatgtatcgTTATAACCGTCATAGTGGTTATTCTGTTTTCAGTATTAGTTCCAGTTCTTGCTTTATAA